One window from the genome of Bacillus carboniphilus encodes:
- a CDS encoding ATP-binding protein, which translates to MTKDHDEQKTKLKVIQFDKDRNTLIETTQPKETFADIGGMEEVKKKVRMNFILPLQNPEFFKAYGREAGGSLLLYGPPGCGKTFLAKAIAGEINASFLHVELQAILGMYVGQSEHNLHDLFEKAREQKPCVLFIDELDAIGGSRQSMRQHHERMLVNQLLVELDGLSSHNDGVYVIGATNTPWYLDPALRRPGRFNTMLFIPPPAEEERELILSLKTKDKPQESLNLKKIASKTQHFSGADLQQLVQDAIEMALQRSLEKGELQPMTDSDLTSSLKNRKPTTLEWFSTAKNYATFSDVNKDYQLVLDYIKENKVR; encoded by the coding sequence ATGACGAAGGATCATGATGAACAGAAGACGAAGCTGAAGGTTATTCAGTTTGATAAAGATAGAAATACATTGATTGAAACGACTCAACCTAAGGAGACGTTTGCGGATATTGGAGGGATGGAGGAAGTGAAGAAGAAGGTTCGGATGAATTTTATTCTTCCTTTGCAGAATCCTGAATTTTTTAAAGCGTATGGCCGTGAAGCGGGAGGGAGTTTGCTGTTGTACGGACCTCCTGGGTGCGGGAAGACTTTTTTAGCGAAAGCAATTGCTGGCGAGATTAACGCGAGTTTTCTTCATGTGGAGTTGCAGGCGATACTTGGCATGTACGTAGGTCAGAGTGAGCATAATCTCCATGACCTTTTTGAAAAAGCCCGCGAGCAGAAGCCTTGTGTTCTTTTTATCGATGAGTTGGATGCGATTGGTGGCAGTCGTCAAAGTATGAGGCAGCACCATGAACGGATGTTGGTGAACCAGCTTCTTGTGGAACTAGATGGACTGAGCTCCCACAACGACGGGGTCTATGTTATTGGAGCAACGAACACTCCATGGTACCTTGACCCTGCGTTAAGACGACCTGGACGTTTCAACACCATGCTTTTTATTCCACCTCCAGCGGAAGAGGAGCGCGAACTGATTCTTTCTTTAAAAACAAAAGATAAACCACAGGAGTCTTTAAATTTGAAAAAAATTGCTAGTAAAACGCAGCATTTTTCAGGTGCGGACTTACAGCAGTTGGTTCAGGATGCAATTGAAATGGCGTTGCAGCGCTCATTAGAGAAGGGTGAGCTTCAGCCGATGACGGACAGTGACCTCACTTCATCACTCAAGAACAGAAAGCCAACCACATTGGAATGGTTTTCGACTGCGAAAAACTACGCCACTTTTAGCGATGTAAACAAAGACTACCAGCTCGTGTTGGATTATATAAAGGAAAATAAGGTTCGATAG
- a CDS encoding sugar ABC transporter permease, with the protein MKKQRAGFYFILPWLIGLITFTIFPMLYAFYVSLTDWTIIGTPNFIGFENFKRIFNDPMFYDTLLITVRYAIFAVPLTIVTAFVVAIFLNNKIRFVGVYRTIFYMPAIVSGVAVAIVFKWVLDPNYGVINTLLGYIGIDGPNWLYDPNWVLPSYLVMAAWGASGGLLTYLVGLKDIPKELYESAEIDGANFLRKVWHITMPMMTPIIFYNMIMGIIAAFRKFTDAYILGGAGNQGTFYMVYLYEQAFSFYNMGYATALAWVLFVIILVLTIIINVTKKYWVHTS; encoded by the coding sequence ATGAAAAAGCAGCGCGCAGGATTTTACTTTATACTTCCATGGCTTATCGGCTTGATTACCTTTACGATCTTCCCGATGCTGTATGCTTTTTATGTTTCACTAACAGATTGGACGATTATTGGGACACCTAACTTTATTGGTTTTGAAAACTTTAAAAGGATTTTTAATGATCCTATGTTCTATGACACTCTGTTAATTACAGTAAGATATGCCATTTTCGCTGTTCCATTAACGATTGTGACAGCATTCGTAGTAGCGATTTTCTTAAATAACAAAATACGATTTGTCGGTGTTTACCGAACCATTTTTTACATGCCAGCCATTGTGTCGGGTGTTGCGGTCGCGATTGTGTTTAAGTGGGTGCTTGACCCGAACTATGGTGTAATCAATACATTATTAGGATATATCGGTATTGACGGGCCCAACTGGCTTTATGATCCTAACTGGGTACTCCCTTCCTACCTCGTCATGGCTGCATGGGGGGCTAGTGGAGGTCTACTAACCTATCTTGTTGGTTTGAAAGATATCCCGAAGGAACTCTATGAATCTGCGGAAATCGATGGAGCGAACTTTTTACGAAAAGTATGGCATATCACAATGCCGATGATGACTCCTATTATTTTTTACAACATGATTATGGGTATTATCGCAGCCTTCCGTAAGTTTACGGATGCCTATATTTTAGGCGGGGCAGGGAATCAAGGGACTTTTTACATGGTGTACTTATATGAACAAGCTTTCTCCTTCTATAACATGGGGTATGCTACGGCATTAGCTTGGGTTCTATTTGTCATCATTCTTGTCTTGACGATTATTATTAACGTCACGAAAAAGTACTGGGTTCACACAAGCTAA
- a CDS encoding DMT family transporter, translating into MRLYVALITLSLIWGMSFYFIKVMVEGIGPWGIVFVRCTLGALTLAIIILIQKKKIDWKSMPLKSLAIVGVTNALIPWGLIAISETRISSALASMVNATTPIFTSIIGVLIFGLALTIRQWAGVLIGFVGIFFLIDLNIAQLFQEDLIGMGTMILAAVCYGFSSQYTKRHLQGVSVMVIALMTLLTGALGSLVIMALTDSFFPIQQMMSWDSLFAMIGLGVFGSGLAYLLFYYMIQEGSAEFATLVTYLVPITAMFWGWFLLSESIPPLAIGGLILIFAGVFLSSRKGQRGQEPLSQESL; encoded by the coding sequence ATGAGGTTATATGTTGCTTTAATTACATTAAGTTTGATATGGGGAATGTCGTTTTATTTTATAAAGGTTATGGTTGAGGGAATTGGACCTTGGGGGATTGTGTTTGTTCGATGTACCTTAGGGGCCTTAACATTAGCCATTATTATTTTGATACAGAAAAAGAAAATAGATTGGAAGAGCATGCCACTAAAATCATTGGCGATCGTTGGGGTTACGAATGCCTTAATTCCGTGGGGATTGATAGCGATTAGTGAAACTAGAATTTCAAGTGCTTTAGCCTCTATGGTCAATGCAACAACTCCAATTTTCACTAGTATAATAGGAGTTCTTATATTCGGGTTGGCTTTAACGATTAGACAATGGGCTGGGGTGTTAATCGGTTTTGTGGGGATCTTCTTTTTAATAGATTTAAATATAGCCCAATTGTTTCAAGAGGACTTAATTGGAATGGGAACCATGATTTTAGCCGCGGTTTGCTATGGATTTAGCTCTCAATATACAAAGAGGCATTTGCAAGGTGTAAGCGTCATGGTCATCGCATTGATGACGTTACTGACAGGTGCATTGGGAAGCCTCGTCATTATGGCCTTGACAGACTCATTTTTCCCAATACAACAGATGATGTCATGGGATTCGCTTTTTGCCATGATCGGTCTCGGAGTTTTCGGATCAGGACTCGCCTACTTACTATTCTATTACATGATTCAAGAAGGAAGCGCCGAGTTTGCAACCCTAGTAACCTATCTCGTACCAATCACAGCCATGTTCTGGGGCTGGTTCCTACTCAGCGAATCCATCCCTCCTCTGGCAATCGGAGGACTAATCCTAATTTTCGCAGGAGTCTTCCTTTCTAGTCGAAAGGGACAGAGGGGACAGGAACCTCTGTCCCAGGAAAGCTTGTAG
- a CDS encoding carbohydrate ABC transporter permease yields MDKQTKWRQMQKYYIYAFLTIGSVIMLMPFFWMLSTALKIESDIFTVPIKWLPSTFYMGNFERALEVIPLFKYMGNTLLIAVLKIIGEVFVSALVAYGFARFNFKYKNTLFMILLATMMLPYEVTMIPTFIIWSSLGFTDSYVPLVFPAYFGSASFIFFLRMYFETFPKELEESAIIDGASYFQIFTRIFLPLSKAALLTIGLWSFMGTWNDLLGQLIYINSPEKYTIQLGLASFSNMTGETLWGPLMAASFMALIPVILFLLFAQRYFTDGIKMSGIKG; encoded by the coding sequence ATGGACAAACAAACGAAATGGAGACAGATGCAAAAATATTATATCTATGCGTTTTTAACGATAGGATCAGTCATCATGCTGATGCCATTCTTTTGGATGTTAAGTACAGCTCTAAAAATAGAGAGTGACATTTTTACTGTACCTATCAAATGGCTACCGTCGACCTTCTATATGGGGAACTTTGAACGAGCCTTGGAAGTGATTCCGCTTTTCAAATATATGGGTAACACCCTTCTTATTGCTGTATTGAAAATTATAGGAGAAGTGTTTGTTTCAGCCCTTGTTGCCTATGGATTTGCTCGATTCAATTTTAAATATAAAAATACGTTGTTCATGATTTTGCTTGCAACGATGATGCTACCGTACGAGGTAACGATGATACCGACCTTTATTATTTGGTCAAGTCTTGGTTTCACGGATAGCTACGTACCACTTGTATTCCCAGCTTATTTTGGGTCTGCGTCCTTTATCTTCTTTTTACGAATGTACTTCGAGACATTCCCGAAAGAGCTGGAGGAGTCAGCTATCATCGACGGAGCAAGCTACTTTCAAATTTTTACTAGAATCTTTCTTCCGTTATCAAAAGCAGCCTTGTTAACGATTGGACTTTGGTCCTTTATGGGAACATGGAACGACCTATTGGGTCAGCTGATTTATATTAACTCTCCAGAAAAATACACCATCCAACTAGGGTTGGCGTCATTCAGTAACATGACTGGAGAAACTCTATGGGGCCCACTCATGGCCGCATCCTTCATGGCCTTAATACCTGTTATTTTGTTCCTACTGTTTGCACAACGCTATTTTACAGATGGAATTAAGATGTCAGGAATCAAAGGATAA
- a CDS encoding lactonase family protein, giving the protein MTKFIGYVGTYTKQESKGVYQFTLDTEKKEITDVKLAAELDNPTYVTVSNDNQHLYAVSKEGENGGVTAFSVHPETGELTKLNSQTSAGSPPCHVSVNRNNSNVLSANYHTTKIESYMTNEDGSLNPAISVIEHEGSGPHERQEKPHMHFAGFTPDEKFAIAVDLGTDRVITYAVDNGKLKEAQVLQTKLGSGPRHIAFHPNGLFAYVMTELSSEVVALRYDEKDGSFKEQQYISTIPADFEETNDGSAIHISSDGKYVYAGNRGHNSIAVFKVNPDSGQLTFVEWTSTEGNWPRDFVLDPSEDFLVATNQKSNTMTLFSRDQSTGKLALLQSGVKVPEPVCVKFLNK; this is encoded by the coding sequence ATGACAAAATTTATTGGCTATGTTGGAACGTATACAAAACAGGAAAGTAAAGGAGTCTACCAGTTCACGCTCGATACCGAGAAAAAAGAGATTACTGATGTAAAGCTAGCCGCTGAACTGGACAACCCTACATATGTGACCGTGAGCAATGATAATCAACACCTGTACGCTGTGTCGAAAGAGGGAGAAAACGGGGGAGTGACGGCTTTTTCAGTACATCCTGAAACAGGGGAGTTAACCAAGCTGAACAGCCAGACTTCCGCAGGTTCACCTCCTTGCCATGTTAGTGTGAACCGCAACAATAGCAATGTGTTATCAGCTAATTATCATACAACAAAAATTGAATCCTATATGACGAATGAAGATGGATCGCTTAACCCTGCCATTTCTGTTATTGAGCATGAGGGATCGGGTCCACATGAAAGACAGGAAAAACCTCATATGCATTTTGCGGGATTTACTCCTGATGAAAAATTTGCAATTGCTGTGGATTTAGGGACAGATCGGGTGATTACATACGCTGTCGACAACGGAAAATTAAAAGAAGCTCAAGTTTTACAAACGAAGCTTGGAAGCGGGCCAAGACATATTGCGTTTCACCCGAATGGTCTGTTCGCTTATGTTATGACGGAGCTAAGCTCAGAGGTGGTAGCTCTTCGTTATGATGAAAAAGATGGAAGTTTTAAAGAACAACAATACATCTCAACGATCCCAGCGGATTTTGAGGAGACAAATGACGGTAGTGCCATTCATATTTCTTCGGATGGAAAATATGTTTATGCTGGTAACCGTGGTCATAACAGTATTGCAGTGTTTAAGGTCAATCCGGATTCCGGCCAACTAACCTTCGTAGAATGGACATCTACGGAAGGAAACTGGCCACGTGATTTTGTTCTGGACCCTTCCGAAGATTTTCTCGTCGCAACCAATCAAAAATCAAACACCATGACTCTGTTTAGTAGAGACCAGTCAACAGGAAAGTTAGCGTTACTTCAGTCCGGCGTAAAAGTGCCGGAGCCTGTTTGTGTGAAGTTTTTGAATAAATAA
- a CDS encoding class I SAM-dependent methyltransferase translates to MSNEKLVRIFDKQAKTYERRRRQRADRKPRENLIPFAKGKVLEVAVGAGANFPYYPTGVEVTGVDFSGEMLGKARVAAREEGVSADFIQSDVETLSFPEHSFDTIVSTLSMCGYEDPVKILNLFNKWCKPGGQILLLEHGISSNRLLGSIQTLLNPVYRRFVGCHFNRDIVQLLQQSDIQIDKIEHQMLGIMHKIWAKPSGTEGCCGGTEGTGTVSHTKESTKFK, encoded by the coding sequence ATGTCCAACGAAAAACTAGTGAGGATTTTTGATAAACAGGCCAAAACGTATGAGAGAAGAAGAAGACAGCGTGCGGATCGAAAGCCGCGGGAAAATCTAATTCCATTTGCTAAAGGAAAAGTGTTGGAGGTAGCCGTAGGGGCCGGAGCCAATTTTCCGTACTATCCTACAGGTGTTGAAGTAACGGGAGTAGATTTTAGTGGGGAGATGCTGGGAAAGGCTAGAGTTGCTGCACGTGAGGAAGGGGTCTCGGCCGATTTCATTCAGTCAGACGTGGAGACTCTATCGTTCCCTGAACACTCCTTTGACACCATCGTCTCCACCTTATCCATGTGTGGATACGAAGACCCAGTGAAAATATTGAACTTATTCAACAAGTGGTGTAAGCCGGGTGGGCAAATCCTATTACTGGAACACGGAATCAGTTCCAACCGCCTCCTTGGATCTATACAAACACTTTTAAATCCCGTATATCGAAGGTTCGTTGGCTGCCACTTTAACCGTGACATCGTTCAACTGCTACAACAATCCGACATTCAAATAGACAAAATCGAACACCAAATGCTAGGAATCATGCATAAAATTTGGGCGAAACCCAGTGGGACAGAGGGGTGTTGTGGTGGGACAGAGGGGACAGGAACGGTGTCCCACACTAAAGAAAGCACTAAATTCAAATGA
- a CDS encoding substrate-binding domain-containing protein has translation MNKKVTMKDISDIVGVSTVTVSKVFNNRDDISEEVKNKVLQVADQLGYRYNPGVKTLKTGVTNNIGVIASDIFLERDENFYVGIYKHLLQVADEHQYNLILSVVSDNQIEDLTLPTICKEYKVDGLVILGEFPEDYIKEMMKYQLPIVLVDFTIRDLDIDSIVTNNFEASYLATNYLINKGHKEIGFIGNIKTTKSIMDRYLGYCKAIYEHDLDLNDEYIIKERDDHKNEIDYELGEELPTAFICNNDKAAYDLIKKLQAKGKNVPETCSVIGFDDVTHSVFSDPPITTMRVRKDEMAEYAINRIITHLNNKNTPSEKIIIDADLVERESVSGT, from the coding sequence ATGAATAAAAAGGTGACGATGAAAGATATATCAGATATTGTTGGCGTCAGTACGGTTACGGTTTCAAAAGTGTTTAACAACAGGGATGATATTTCGGAGGAAGTAAAAAACAAGGTCCTTCAGGTTGCAGACCAACTCGGGTATCGTTACAACCCTGGTGTAAAAACGTTAAAAACAGGCGTAACGAACAATATCGGGGTCATTGCATCGGATATATTCCTAGAACGTGACGAAAATTTCTATGTGGGCATCTATAAACATTTACTACAAGTTGCGGATGAACATCAATACAATTTGATATTATCGGTTGTAAGCGACAATCAAATTGAAGACCTAACACTACCCACTATCTGCAAGGAATACAAAGTAGATGGGCTAGTCATTCTCGGAGAGTTTCCAGAGGATTATATAAAAGAAATGATGAAGTACCAACTACCTATTGTGTTAGTTGACTTCACCATCAGAGACTTAGATATTGATAGCATCGTAACCAACAACTTTGAGGCAAGTTACTTAGCCACGAACTATTTGATAAACAAAGGTCACAAAGAAATCGGATTTATCGGTAACATTAAAACGACGAAAAGTATCATGGATCGATATCTCGGATACTGCAAAGCCATTTACGAACATGACCTCGACTTAAACGATGAGTACATCATAAAAGAACGTGATGACCATAAAAATGAAATAGACTATGAACTAGGCGAAGAATTACCAACAGCTTTCATCTGCAATAACGACAAAGCCGCATATGACTTAATCAAAAAATTACAGGCAAAAGGCAAAAACGTACCAGAAACCTGTTCCGTAATCGGCTTCGACGATGTAACGCATAGCGTCTTCTCAGACCCACCCATCACTACTATGCGTGTCCGAAAAGACGAAATGGCCGAATACGCCATCAACCGAATCATCACCCACCTAAACAACAAAAACACCCCATCAGAAAAAATCATCATCGATGCAGACCTGGTGGAGCGTGAATCCGTGAGTGGGACATAG
- a CDS encoding sugar ABC transporter substrate-binding protein produces the protein MSGFKKLKILAVLVLFVSFLSACNIGGSAGNACGSDGNHFVFATWAAGDELKEFEEIVDRVNENANGEYTIETLSIPSDYYVKISTLISSKNTPDFFWMTQELVSKYAELGAIADLSTSLSESEHLNPDDFYEGVLASATYDDKQYGVPWIANPLMVYYNKDLFDEAGVAYPSPTDDWTWEEFIEIAKKLTVQKEDVNGGKYQQFGTVVDGWPNIETFIWAGGGDIIAADGEEILLDTEESLQGLDILNEILESKITPSYSEVSSLGSNNVWFEKQRAAMFMGGIQDNFEEKIAKLPAEEQFEIGYAPMPVGLDGQAYSFDWTASTVMDEACGDNEVALQALEDMTLEFFKWKIASPLKGQVDQIVEIDPMKEPALETIQQSLTIARSANYIPEWNQINNRLWVELYTGMLNEPGVYDYRAKTKEIAEYARGLIANRK, from the coding sequence ATGTCTGGGTTTAAGAAACTAAAAATACTAGCAGTCCTTGTGCTTTTCGTTTCATTTTTATCTGCTTGTAATATAGGGGGTTCTGCTGGGAACGCGTGTGGTTCTGATGGAAACCATTTTGTCTTTGCAACCTGGGCAGCTGGGGACGAGTTAAAGGAATTTGAGGAGATTGTGGATCGAGTGAATGAAAACGCTAACGGAGAATACACAATCGAGACCTTAAGTATTCCTTCTGACTACTATGTGAAAATATCAACCTTAATTTCTTCTAAAAACACACCAGACTTCTTCTGGATGACACAAGAACTTGTGTCGAAGTATGCGGAATTAGGTGCGATTGCAGATTTATCAACATCTCTAAGTGAGAGTGAACATTTAAATCCTGATGATTTTTATGAGGGTGTGCTAGCATCCGCAACTTATGATGATAAGCAATATGGAGTTCCTTGGATTGCAAACCCTCTGATGGTTTACTACAACAAAGACCTTTTTGATGAAGCGGGTGTTGCGTATCCAAGCCCTACAGATGATTGGACTTGGGAAGAGTTTATTGAAATCGCTAAAAAGCTAACCGTTCAAAAAGAAGATGTGAATGGCGGTAAGTATCAACAATTCGGTACTGTCGTTGACGGATGGCCAAACATTGAAACATTTATTTGGGCAGGCGGTGGAGATATCATCGCTGCAGATGGTGAAGAAATTCTTCTTGATACAGAGGAGTCACTTCAAGGCTTAGATATTCTAAATGAAATTCTAGAATCCAAAATTACGCCATCTTATTCAGAGGTTTCTAGTTTAGGATCGAATAACGTTTGGTTTGAAAAACAACGTGCTGCCATGTTCATGGGTGGTATCCAAGATAACTTCGAAGAAAAGATAGCTAAATTACCGGCTGAAGAGCAATTCGAAATTGGTTACGCTCCAATGCCAGTAGGGCTAGATGGACAAGCTTACTCCTTTGACTGGACAGCATCAACTGTCATGGATGAAGCATGTGGTGATAATGAAGTGGCATTACAAGCGTTAGAAGATATGACTCTAGAATTCTTTAAATGGAAAATTGCTTCTCCATTAAAAGGGCAAGTTGATCAAATTGTTGAGATTGATCCAATGAAAGAACCTGCACTTGAAACGATTCAACAATCTTTAACAATCGCTCGTTCAGCCAACTACATTCCAGAGTGGAACCAAATTAACAACCGACTATGGGTCGAACTATACACTGGAATGCTAAACGAACCTGGTGTCTATGACTACCGTGCCAAAACAAAAGAAATTGCAGAGTATGCTAGGGGACTAATCGCGAATCGCAAATAA
- a CDS encoding tetratricopeptide repeat protein: protein MNADMQISQFNRIEQLLEWNRHKEAIKEAEEYIHLYHDDPDGYAILGKIYLEKDEYAKALHWSQEGLRMDPENKLSWEVRVSTFYEKEDWKACKKALNEALALYPYESFFYFLNGNLYMRTKKFEEAKESFERALDIRPDNGVYLANYSYALALLGNEEASLEIEKQALVEEPENAYVFMYLAWSADQRGDFDKAHQFLANAVRLDPENAQIRREYLEILQKQYKIYRIFLAPSRLLSKMKPWQALILWFGAWIVFKPLILIFIILYVAAHWGTKLLVNWKVFS from the coding sequence GTGAACGCAGATATGCAAATCTCCCAATTTAATAGAATTGAGCAACTGTTGGAATGGAATCGTCATAAAGAAGCGATCAAGGAGGCGGAGGAATACATCCATCTGTACCATGACGATCCTGATGGGTATGCCATTTTAGGGAAAATCTATTTAGAAAAAGATGAATATGCCAAGGCGCTTCATTGGTCGCAAGAAGGACTTCGAATGGACCCTGAAAATAAGCTTTCTTGGGAAGTGAGAGTGTCTACCTTCTATGAAAAAGAAGATTGGAAAGCGTGTAAAAAGGCACTGAACGAGGCTTTAGCGTTATATCCTTATGAAAGTTTCTTTTATTTCTTGAATGGGAACCTTTATATGAGGACCAAGAAATTTGAAGAGGCAAAAGAATCCTTTGAGCGGGCATTGGATATTCGGCCGGACAACGGTGTGTATTTGGCGAACTATAGTTATGCTTTAGCTTTACTTGGAAACGAGGAAGCGTCTCTCGAGATTGAAAAACAAGCCCTGGTAGAGGAGCCAGAAAACGCCTATGTCTTCATGTATTTGGCTTGGTCAGCTGACCAAAGAGGGGATTTCGATAAAGCGCACCAATTCCTAGCCAACGCCGTCCGACTTGACCCAGAAAATGCGCAAATCCGAAGAGAATATCTCGAAATCCTGCAAAAACAATACAAAATCTATCGCATTTTCCTGGCCCCATCCAGACTTTTATCCAAAATGAAGCCATGGCAAGCATTGATCCTGTGGTTCGGGGCGTGGATTGTGTTTAAGCCATTGATTCTAATATTTATTATCCTATATGTGGCAGCGCACTGGGGAACAAAACTATTGGTGAACTGGAAGGTGTTTAGTTAG
- a CDS encoding M14 family zinc carboxypeptidase, translating into MGDLISIYGLWFLLSFFPLSTDEPIIDTTQTYTYEIMVEDLQELQHVYPTILSYHSIGKSHYNREIFAVRLGKGPNPIIITGSHHAREWMSTMVVMKMMEEYAKSYSHNTVIGTFKASDILEDSTIWFIPMVNPDGVTLQQQGLSAFPASVHAALIEMNDGSDDFTRWKANAIGIDLNRQYPANWDAPSDVTEPSWMDYKGEFPFQALEVQAVRDFTVKIKPQIAVDYHTSGRILYWYFYNDDERDLALATEFQDKTGYNMIDPSVEPTGRGYTDWFIQEFGLPGFTPEVGEYVEDEHVPLEDFPEDWERNKEIGLWLAAESDDFQREETVPFNEKIRITHAEQLYSEPSFLNTERATLSPQIVQAYEKSGNWYHVYTYLGEKWIHIPNRLKYFPEWTILDFLRDRGDRFNCPVK; encoded by the coding sequence ATGGGGGACTTAATCAGCATTTACGGACTGTGGTTTCTGCTTTCATTTTTTCCATTATCCACAGATGAACCAATCATAGATACTACACAAACATACACGTACGAAATCATGGTTGAAGATCTCCAGGAGCTTCAACATGTTTATCCCACCATTCTTTCCTATCATTCCATTGGAAAAAGCCATTACAACCGCGAAATTTTCGCTGTTCGATTAGGGAAGGGGCCGAACCCGATTATCATTACGGGCAGTCATCATGCTAGAGAGTGGATGAGCACGATGGTTGTGATGAAGATGATGGAAGAATATGCGAAAAGCTACAGTCATAATACGGTCATTGGCACGTTTAAGGCGAGCGATATTTTGGAGGACAGTACGATTTGGTTTATCCCGATGGTGAATCCAGACGGTGTTACCCTTCAGCAACAGGGACTTTCAGCTTTTCCAGCTAGCGTGCATGCGGCCCTTATAGAAATGAATGACGGTAGCGATGACTTTACAAGGTGGAAGGCCAATGCCATAGGAATAGACTTGAATCGTCAATATCCTGCAAACTGGGATGCTCCATCTGATGTGACAGAACCCTCTTGGATGGATTATAAAGGGGAGTTTCCGTTCCAAGCTCTAGAAGTGCAAGCTGTACGGGATTTTACGGTAAAAATTAAACCGCAAATCGCGGTCGACTACCACACGTCTGGTAGAATTCTATACTGGTATTTTTACAATGATGACGAACGGGATCTGGCGTTGGCAACGGAATTTCAAGATAAAACAGGGTACAACATGATTGATCCTTCCGTTGAACCGACTGGGAGAGGGTATACAGACTGGTTTATCCAAGAATTTGGATTACCCGGGTTTACACCAGAAGTAGGGGAGTATGTAGAGGACGAGCATGTCCCACTTGAGGATTTTCCGGAGGATTGGGAACGAAATAAAGAGATTGGTCTTTGGTTAGCGGCAGAGAGTGATGATTTTCAAAGAGAAGAAACCGTTCCTTTTAACGAAAAAATCCGGATTACGCATGCAGAACAGCTCTATTCAGAACCCTCATTCCTAAATACGGAGAGAGCAACACTGTCTCCGCAAATCGTTCAGGCTTATGAAAAGAGCGGGAATTGGTATCATGTCTATACCTATTTAGGAGAAAAGTGGATTCACATTCCGAATAGACTGAAATACTTTCCAGAATGGACCATCTTAGATTTTTTGCGGGACAGGGGGGACAGGTTCAACTGTCCCGTCAAATGA